One Terriglobales bacterium genomic region harbors:
- a CDS encoding HAD-IB family phosphatase — protein MSKETSPAASDFVTSILRLNLRKAAFDCDGTLWSGDAGADFFYWELDRGLLPPEVSSWARKRYSTYEEGKVNEAVMCGEMVTLHKGLEDRVVAQAAEEFVAEVVEPRIFPEMRKLVASLSAAGCEVWAVSSTAEWVVRAGVRRLGIAAEHVLAASAALENGRITDRLIRVPTGDDKARALRDAGITTLDAAFGNTLHDVAMLEMARHPFAINPRPALEKLAREHGWAVYRAH, from the coding sequence CCAGCGACTTCGTAACCTCAATCCTGCGTCTGAATCTCCGCAAGGCCGCGTTTGATTGCGACGGCACGCTGTGGTCCGGCGATGCCGGCGCGGACTTCTTCTACTGGGAGCTCGACCGTGGCCTGCTGCCGCCGGAGGTTTCCTCGTGGGCGCGCAAGCGCTATTCCACGTATGAAGAAGGCAAGGTGAACGAAGCGGTGATGTGCGGGGAGATGGTCACGCTGCATAAGGGACTGGAGGACCGCGTGGTTGCGCAGGCGGCAGAGGAGTTTGTCGCCGAGGTCGTCGAGCCGCGCATCTTCCCCGAGATGCGGAAGTTGGTGGCAAGTCTGAGCGCCGCCGGCTGCGAGGTGTGGGCGGTATCGTCCACGGCCGAGTGGGTGGTGCGGGCCGGGGTACGCCGGCTGGGCATCGCCGCTGAGCACGTGCTGGCGGCGAGCGCGGCGCTCGAGAACGGAAGGATCACGGACCGGCTGATCCGAGTTCCGACGGGTGATGACAAGGCGCGGGCGCTGCGGGACGCCGGCATCACCACGCTCGATGCCGCCTTCGGGAACACCCTGCACGACGTCGCGATGCTGGAGATGGCGCGCCACCCGTTCGCCATCAACCCGCGACCGGCGCTAGAAAAGCTGGCACGGGAACACGGATGGGCCGTGTACCGGGCTCACTGA